The following nucleotide sequence is from Pleurodeles waltl isolate 20211129_DDA chromosome 8, aPleWal1.hap1.20221129, whole genome shotgun sequence.
ATCCTACTACATACAGCTGTTGGAGGACCATTTGTCCATTTTGTGGGAGGAAGTCCAGGCTCTTTTggacaaaggagccatagagagggtcttgGAGTCGAAAATAGGGATTGTATGTTACTCATGTTATTTCCTGTTGCAGAAAAAGGACTAAGgcctttcctccccttttttttttttttttttttttttgtataaatgtTCCTCTGTTTCATCCTGAAAAGGGCCaatgtgagcattctgaatttgtccTAAGTTTTATCTatccaggagactgaatggtagcactGGACCTGCAtggtgcatattttcatattcctgtcctgTAGACCCACAGACCAAATATGTGTTTCAAGCAGCAATTTCAGTTTTCTTCGGCCTCACCAGTGCTCCTCCTGGTGGTCGCAGCAACTGGCTGCTGAAGATGGGCTTGTCGCAGTTAGTCATGCACCAACCCCAGATGGTGGTGGACCTCGTAAAATCTTTGGGGTTCGCTATCTCGCGCATTTTTTTAGCTTCTCTCCAGTTCAGCAAGCTGAAGACCTTCAGTCTATGATGCTGATATTTCTGCCTCTTgtcctgggtctcagtgagagtggctctgagacttcttggACTCTTGTCCTCCTGTATCCTGCTTGGGGATGACACCAGAAGCCACATGcctgctctgcagtgggatctgaagtctcagtgggttcAGCATCAAGGGAACCTGTCAGATTCCATCTAGGTTTCAGAGGAGACATCAACAGACATGCAGTGAGGGCTTTACTGCAGCACACCCCCTCCCTGAGCAGTTCCAAAGACCCACCACCTTTGGAGGCATTGCTTTGGTTTTCATTGCCAAggggagaaatctgcagttagaatcaTCCATCAGAACAAGTTATTTtgggtggatactctaactgcagattcctcattgcTCTCCCACCTTCCTGTTCTGTTGAATGGTCTCTTTTTCCATGAATAAAATGGACCCacctagagatctgcacactgtctCATTGGTTCAGTTATTGAGCTCCATGTCTGCGGCGGCAGACAGTAAAGAAAGAAACAGCTCAGCATGCACAGGTAGTACATATGCAGATCTGATGTCACTTTTGTCGTGTAACATAGCTGCCAGAGAGCCACATGACTACACCTACTCACGTGCGAGCAGTGCTACATTCAGTCAGGCTCCTAGAGGCATTCATGAGATGAGGAATCTGTAATGGGAGTGTTCACCAGAAAGTGCATTACCAAAGATAGGTAGTGTatgttatttttttgcagtttaataTAGAAAACCTTGGCCAAAGGGGCATAAGAGTGCTCTTCATGAGCACCATTTCATACTACACAAGGTCATCTTTTTAAGGCACAGAGAGATTACATGATTTGCCCAGGATGACACGCTGCTGAGACAATGCCAGAATATCCTCTCTCACTAAAACATTGATACAAATTTGCTGTCTGATAGGTACCCCGTTCTTCAGGGTTTCACAACTACTTTGCTTTCATTCTTTTGAGTCCTCTTTTATTAATTTACTGGTTAATGTCTACCACCTCTGTTGGCAGAATTCCTTGTGTTCGTTATTCTATGTTACTCAGAattcaaagtggggggggggggcaaaatctgTAGGGAGCGATTGTGGCTTTAATTTAACAAAAAACATTTCCCTACTTTGTAGATGTCACCTTGTAGGCAGCACATGCGTATTCTGTTGCAAGATATACTGTAGGCTTTCTTAGAACATACAGAGCCTTGGAGCCCATCCATTGTCTGCTATTGGTTTTCTTTCCTGTGGGTCTTATTTGACTGCTTATTTTTTCCAGACTTGTCAGCGTTATGTTTGTCCCTCACATGAAGCATAGCCTTTTTATTTTCGATTTTGATTTTCTGGTTTCTTTGCTTACTCTGCTTGCTTTTcaattactttttactttttattttgaattaagcactccatgagagtggatGTGTTTTCTATCTGTCGTCCTAGAGTCTGCTTCTCTCCATCTGCCTGAGTTCTTCTTCCTATGTTGCTCTCACATACTTCCCTCTTCATTTTCTCACCTGTGTACTTCTCCCCTACCGGCTCCATATCGCTCTCTTGCCCATTGCCTTCCCTCCCCACACCCGGCCCTCTGTGTTGCTACCCCCAACCTGTGActcaaaaaaaagtgtttttgcagtacttattttttttaatttaccaatccAACCCAGTAAATAAAAAGAAGTGCTACTTTATTTTCCaccaaaaacaaagtgatggatggaatgcttgaattgatctcagccagtGGCGATCGCTCGggcagcatcccaatccattgttttttgcccccgTTACAACCGCAGTTTGACCCCAGCCATACACAGATCAGTCTTAACCGTTTTCCAGTAGGAACTgtctagcctgaactgctaggccaggtcctccctgaactggaacacaagcaaccaacaCCAGTATCTCAGTTACTAGGGTTCATCAAccaggtatagcttagttccaggggcacagtgagcacggggcccagCTCTGGTCGTACTCGTCACTCTTAGGGCATCAAAAACtaaatgatggatggaattcttgaattaatctcggccactgACAGTCACTCTGCAGCATCCCAAACCATTGAgccccgagcaattgccagtgattaattcaagtattccacctGTCACCATGTTGTTTTGTTGCAGTTGACACCCTAAGTGCTCTGATATACCCAGATGTAGATCCTGTGCCTCTGGAACCCAGCAATATCTGGCTaatgagccctaatcagggtgAAATCGGTCCTATGTTACTTGTATCCTGGTTCAGGGACTAGGACTGTGGAATACAGAGGAAACGCTTCAGGGAGAATGACAAAAGGTAGCAGAACAGATgaaggagacacagagaagatgagCAGGCTTGGTAGTCTGAATAAGGctgacagactgactccaggggTGTCTGAGACTGGTGACTAATGATAAATAACAGAAAAGGAAAGTCCTGACAAGAAtctgagaaagaagaaaaaagcggAATTTGTCTTTGGAAAGAACTAGAAGACAAAGGagacaagatttttttttcttctgtagaaaagagaaattgagagcgaAACGAGAGTAACTCTATAGCCCAACCCAACTATTATTTTCCTCTTATATTTCTGCTATCGAAGGACCCAACTTCCAACATCCGAGGAACCCACCGAGCTGGCCCAGTCCACGGTCACTGGTGGGGCCTAGGAAAGTAGAAGAGGGAAAGGCTAAGGAAGACTATTATTTCTCCCCTTTACTAGGACTTTTAAAAGGGAGTTGAGGAGAAAATAGAAGCAGTTAATTGGTCAAACCTGTGAAAGAATTGTGTTCACTCACACTGAGCATCAGTCAGATAAACTGTAGACGGTAGGCACACAGATAAGTGTTTGTCCCTTTTTGGCAGTAAGTCGAGGCAGCTCTTCGGGCATCAGCATATTTTTCATGTAGCTAAACATGATCATAAATATTGAGAGCACCCTGTCTAAGAAATATTGTTTCCTACAGCAGCGTTCATAAACTATCAGATGTGAAGCAGCAAGAACGTTCTCACAATTGTCTTTACTCAATGCATATTAAGATTCTCGTGCGAGCCAAGCAGAATTCAGCAGAGCTACTGCTACCTTCAACTCAAAAGCATACATAGATTCATCTTCCTGCTGTATGTGAAACTTGTAATAATGGCAATAATACTGCAAAAAAGTTAATTTTCTTTAGTAATTGTCTGCAGTGAAATGTCTTGTATAGATCTACATGCTAAACATATGTCTTCCCTGTGAAGGTGAGGAGTAACCTTTTGCTGATCTGATTATGTGAGGGAGTGAAGCATTGCTGACCTCAATTCATCCCAGGCCATGACCAAACAGTCTGAAGGTAGCATTGAATCAAAAGCCATTTTGAATTTTAAGTTGCGTAAGTTGTCTGGTTACAGACAATCCAAGTTGGTATCTATACAATATTTTTTccacaaacaaatgtaaaatgttCTCCATGTTATATTACTCAAACCAGGGAGATGTATAATCCATAGAGCTCAAATAGGTAGGTGACTTTGTTCCACCTGCATTAGTATTGGCTGTATATTTACATGAACCCCTAATTGATTCTTCTACTCTGAGATTGTTCCAATGTGCTACTGCTTCATAAATGGTAATAATTTGACCCTGTTACATTGCCAGTGGTTTCAATTTGCAAAGAAGTCAAGAGCCAAAGTGCCTCTGTGATGGGTAGTTTGCCTGTTTTTGCATATACTGCAATTCTAAGTCTATGTACGACTGGTATTCTTTGTGGTACGTCATTCTTTCACAGACACTAGGTAGGATGCTTAAGTACATCAGCTTAATTTGAACGTTAAAGCAAATTATGAGTGGTAGATGAATTACAGGccaggccactgaaattatgctgcAGGGAGGGCTgaattatgttgcaagaaaaggcaaactttGCAGCACAATGTGGCACCTTTTCTGATAGTTCTACTCATTTTGTTATTTTTAGGTTTCGACTGCACATCGCTGCActatgcttgtgaaatctattgcatttaaacaaaaaaatcttaaaaggggcataGAGCTGCACATTACCTATCTCTACTCACTAGTGGCTGGTTCCCGCGCCGCTTTACTTACCATTGTCTGGCTCCCATAGGGgtttcatttccttgcttcttattggtcagtagCTCCTCCTGACctccagctccctcctgctctttgGGTTCTTCAATTCTTCATCCATGCTGTGGAacttggaccaagtactgcttccagtggccagtgtccttccactgggcaGCAGGTAttctgtttttatttacttttgcaCATGCACTGGGAGTGCATTCGCCTGCAGTCTTGTAAAACATTTCAGTTGAAATAACTTCAAAGCTCCACTTTCTCCTTCCCTTTTGTCTGCTACATAAAGGTTCACAATACTAtttaaaatttgacaaaaaaaacttgTTCCCATGTGGGTTTACTTGCAATAACATTTGAAAATTGAAATCTCTGTAAGCGCATCCTTGTTTAACTACCCACTAAGTTGATTTCTTTTACTGTCTGTTTTAATTCCCCGGTGCATCACTGCCATCAGTAATAGCAAACAGGCCCCATGCAGCTCTATTAAAAATCCGAGATGCGTAGTACAAGAAACTTGAAGTGAATTTTAGAATGCTTTTTGTCCTGTTCACGTGTTCAAACttcttttaataaaaaatgtactgCCGTTCTTTGGATAGGAGATATGTAATTTCATTTGGAAACAACAGTTACCTTGTTAACCGTTAGCTCAAGTGTAGATCAGTTTCCCCCTGCTGTAAAGAATACATCACTGCTCTGCATGAAACACTGAAGAGATTATAAGCACAAGAGACAATAAGcgttgtcaaagccagtaggtttggtCTACGCCAAATGTATCCATTTTATTTGCACATGTTCCACAGCAATTGAGCTGCTGTGCAAAGCAGCTTAAAGTTTACAAAAAAGCCCTATGATGCTTAGGTATGTGTGGGGATCATCCAATTTTGGTTGGTATACGTGGCATGAGGAATAACTGCATGACTTCGGTCCTTTTATTGTGCATTTTCCTCCATTCCAGAGAATCTCCGACAGTTTCTGCAGGCATTGGGAGGCCGgttgtgaatgaatgtgtgggATGGGGGCATCTTGGATAAAGGTGGGCTCCTTATTGCCCGGGATAAGTACTGCCTACTCCCCTACTGGTGCTGTAGGGGGTTGTGCGGGTGGCTGGGCTGGGCTGTAGTCCACAGCTCCCTGCAGACGTTAAGGTGGACATGGAATCATTAGGTTGGgagtttgtaaacctgagaagttgCGCCATTTGTAACGAGGGCTGAAGTCTAAAAGTAAAACGATTGTGTTAGTAGTTTTCTGTGGTAGCTATATTTTAAGATGAGGCTAACTTTATGTAAGCTGATTCATAATGTGAAAATGAAACCTTGGCGTTTTTAATTCCTAACTTCCATTTTCTtgtcatttcttttttgttttgttaaagtaTTGCAGTAGGTGGGATATACAAAATAATTAATACATCTGtgctggaaggaaaaaatgttctgAAACTGGTTCCGGTTTCCACTTCATCAGTCACGACTAGTTCTGCCAATGCTAGTATTTCAAGTCCACAAAGTGCTTCACTAAACGTGCCGTTCTCGAGCATTACAACAGTTCCACTGGTTCATGTACCTATTGTGCAGCATTTAAACACGGGGAGAAGTATTTTAGCTAGCCAGACTGATCACCCGGGACTGGTTCACAATATTGCCATAGAATGCTCCACCTCATCCCTTCATGGCACTACTGTACCTGTGGATAAACCCTTGATGCACCAGAGGACTGTACCTCTTCCACTATCAGCTAAGCCCGGAGATGTACCATGCATGGCAGTAAAACCAAACAACCTTCCAGGTACTATGAGCTATCCTGTATTGTCTTCTGGGCATCAACTCCAGATACCAGCCAATGCTGAGGTAAAGACAGTGTCGGCTTCTTCTTTGCCTCATGCAGTTCAGCAGAAGATACTGGCAACTGCAGCAGCGAGTGCTTCCGGAGCGCAGTGCTCCAGGATGCCAAGTGTTATTTATATGTCACCAGTCAACACCGTGAAGACGGATACCACCAAGCGCTTGCCAACCCTATACCCAAAACCCCAAATACTGCACTCCGCACCACTAATTTATGCTCAACCGCAAGATCCAAAGGGCTGTTCTACTACTGATGTAAAAAGCTCAAACAGTGAAGTATGCCAGGGGAGTCCAATGAAGTGGGTTGTGCATGACACTTTACAGCCAGAGTCACAATGTCTTGTTCCTGTAAAGTCCTCGAACAGTATCGCTTCCAGGATACTAAAGAGTTTGACAGATATGAAAGCAGCAGAAAATATTTCCGCAAATGTGATTCCCTTGTGCCCTACGAGTACATCCACAACAACAGCTAGCATCACTCCAGTTAAAGAGAATGCTTTAGTCATGTACAATGGCAAATTTTATCTGCTTGCTAAAAAGGGCATGGATGTGTTCTCGAATGAATGTGAAAAAACAAGTTCATCCAATATCAAGACGCCAGACAAGCCTACAGAAGGAGCATTGACTGCTGATTCTGTAAACAATATATCCAACAAAGTCGTGGATATGGTCTTATCTAAAAACAgaaatcctcctcctcctgctggatCCATGCAAACATGTATAAATTCAGAAGTGAGCTCACAACTCAAGGCAAAGGAAACTCCTGTTCCAGCACAAGGCGTTGCCATTCCTGGAAATAAAGACAACCATCCAAGAATCGTGTCTACAATTAAAATAAACACCAACGGGAAGTGTTCGATTAAATCAAGCTGTTCGGAAAACAGCGAAAATTCTACTTTGGCCATTAACGAATGTGTAACACCTGAGAAGAACGATCCCTTGAAGAATTTGTCAAGCCGATCTGATACTCCAGTTTCGCTCAATGGGGAGGTAAACAACTTAATagcttattttctttttaaattgattaGTTGCTACTGTGTTAATTTGTAAATATGATGTGTAGTACATTGAACGCCTATAATCTTCGTTGGCATCTGATGCAGTGGCTGTGATGTTTATCATAGCTTCATGGAACttcacaaaatgttatttgtgcAACTATGCTTCTTTTTCCTACACTTAGCACTTGCAGTCAGCTTTTTCCACCAGCACAACAATGGATGAATAAACGTGTACAGTTTACATTTACATTTGTGCTGACACAATTTTATGGAGATAAAACGCCTATATAGGATCAGAGAAAGTGTTAAACCACAAGCATGTATGAGCCTCTGTCTCTAAATGGCAACCACACACAACAGTGAAATAAATAGCATTTCCAAGGAAATAAGTCCTCTGGAGTTGGTAGTAAAATACAAACCATAAAATAGTATTCAAATAATTattactaatagtaaataatagtcAAACTCTATATCAAATCTGTACAGGGAATTAGTGTAAGGCTCAGTCAGATGGCATGAAGTCAGCACAAACATATTTTACATCTAAAGCATGAGACTGACCAACAAGTGGTCAGTCTCTAAAGTGGAAGAGTCAGAAGACTGACTTACCACCAAATTCTACTAACTTTTAGAGGGAAATTAAAAATCGAAGTCAATGGAAATTGTAGGCTCACATAAGGTGAGCGAAGCTAAACCAATCACAATACAGAATTATACAAGGTCACCTATTGCCGCCAGCCTAGTGTCATTCCCCTAAATGAATAATATTCTCCATTCTGACTTAATGTGATCACATGCGGCAGCGCACATTTAGTAACACTGTCTGCTTAACAACCATAGAGACTGGAAAAGCCTAGAATGTTGCAGAAGGCTTCCTCTGTAGTCCTTCAGGAACAGCATGTCATTAGAGCATCAGTGCACGTTTGGTTACGTGAGGTGTCGGATGAGAAATGAAAGCACACATCATGGCTGCGTTAAAATCCAAGATTGAATAGACCTAGTTTAGCGAAGCATAGGAAAATCTAGGTATGTTTAAATATTGAAATGTTTATGCTTAGAGTACATTTATTAAATCTAAATCAGCTCTTTCATGTGTCGTCTTTTATCTGTAAGTTAGAGTAGCAATTAGATGTTAAAGAAAAGATACCCTAGAACATGATTATACTATGTTTGTTTTAAAGACGGGAGGTATTTCAATAAATATGATGAGCTGAAGAATAATGGCACGTTTAGCGTGATTGCGAACAAAGTAGGAATAGTTATTtgcagaataattttttttttctttttgagtgggcAAAAAGATGCCATTATGTGCCACAAGAAGGACAGAAAATAGGAACAAGTAACCATAATGAGGAATATTTATCTATTGCATCCCTGCACCTGCAGCGCGCACCACACTTGTTCAAGGTAGGCTGCATCACAGTGGTGATACAGATGCTCCACTTGGGTCAATACATACTCCCACTTGGAAGAGGAGCTCCAGCATagtgtttttcttttgtgtctcttcaaACACTTCGAGCAGCTGCTGCCTTCACTGCTCTGGTAAATAACATCTTTTTAAACATGCATATTTTCCAGTGATTCTTAATGGTAGCTCCTTAGCAGTGATATCCTCATCTACATGTGAAATGATATTGCTTCCCTCTCACCTACTGAGTTGTTtaacctgtgatttttttttttgagtctGCCAATGGGTATTATGACATATGATGCCACCAGCCATTCTTGGCTTTTCAACCAACAGCATGTTTCCTTGTGGGTCTGATAGTTTCGATTTTTAATGAGTTCATTGTGGACTCAAAATGCCAGAATGTAAACTGCTGTTGGCTAAAATGCCAGACTTGGCAAAAGGAATTATACATGATATGGAGCCATTTTTCAGCTGTGCTTAAAAATTATTACAGTCCTCAAGCCCAccttaaaaactgtttttttcacaTGTAATACCAAAGGTAAACTCTGCTCACTTAGATTGTGAGAGTTCACTCACGTCATGCATTTGAAGTATTGGCAATGCAATTAGTTCTCTCTTGTGTAGTGACATGTTTTATATAGACCTTCACAACACAATACAGGTACGAAATGAGCAGCAGGAGGGCACCCTTTCCTAACTCAGTGGACAAGAAGAAGGTCAGGCGGCAGGAACAGAAGGAACTTCACGCCATTCACTCTTGTACAGAACAGGAACAAAGTAGGTAACTAACACACAAAAGAGGGATTAAGAGACATTAAACGACTGTTGGATAATTGTGTAAACAGCCATAAACATACAAGAAGTAGAAACCTACTGGAAGAAAAAGCCAAACCTTGTGTGGAATTACCAGACATTCACGTGCTCACACTGAATGGTGAACCCTTGTTGTACAATATTTTATCAATGTGTTCGACAACAAGCATTGGGAAGCATCCACGAGTATGCAACTTCACCGATTCTACAGTCTTTGAGTTATAGTTTCTCTAGTACGAGTGAGGTTATGTCCCTTAAATCGACTTTCTACCTTTGTTAAACTTTCAAAATTGTATGTAGGTGAGCCAAACATGGTTTTTACGGGTGTCTCACTGTCACAAGATTAAAACGGAAGGGGTGATTAACAGACCCTGCTTCTCTTTCTGTCAATATGTTTTGCACTAGAATATTGCCCAGGGGCTTTCTAAAAACTATACATGTGTCACATTAATTGCCACATCAAATACATTGACACAGCATCAGACTTGGGGGACAGTAAGGGCACATTTCCCTaggtcccacttctggaagaggcctCCTGATGCTATATTGTTGAGGCTGTTGGCCTATGTAGCATGTTTCACAGGGCAGGACACTGCAATCGTATCCTGCATCATTAAATGGGCAATTCCTGCCGCCTTCCACTTCTTATAACTGGGGTACaaacttttaaattaaagtgtattttgtatttattcacTGAAGCTCATTAGATTATATTGCTGAATTGagtcccaacatgtgggcagagccaaagccccactcctggtgattctcacataattgtctggtgacagccgcTCTGTCGAGCCATACCTCAAGGACCAATGTGAAGATTTTACAGGGAGCTGTGGGAGAAGCGAGAGGCTATAGAAGACACTTCTTAAGTCAAGAAGCATGACCGTGATCCTGATGGTCAAGGGCAAACGTTTCTTTAGAGAAATGCTCtgcaatttatttttaattgtgaaATTAAAGCATGGTTTGGATAAGGATATGCTTGTGTAACATCCATCCTCACGGTGCAGTCTACAGAGCCTACCAGTACCTGTAAGTGCCATAGACACAACAGCACATTTGACTCTACTCTAATACTGTTTCAAGGTTAGTCCCTTAAGCCTCTCGAGCCATTATGAATGTTTCATTTTACCCCATTTCAAACCATTTGGTCTTTACTATTAACAGGACCGTGGTGGTTAGTGCCTATCCACCTTCTCCCGATGAAGGCGTATGTCAATGAGGAACATAAACGTTCTACTTTCATTGTTCTTCCCCTGATGACTGTCCCTTTTGGTATGCTCCCATTCTTTCCACTTTCAGGATCAAGTGAACTTTGTGTAACCTTGATAAGAGCTGTCTGCCTTTTTTTCCACCTTTTCCTCTGTGGATTGTTTATGGCCTGTGTCAGATCGCGTTTTGAGGAATGAGGACAAGGTCAGCAGGAGCCTCAATCATTAGGGTTAAAGCTTTTTGCCTCTGATAGCCTGGTTTTGTCCCACTTTGGCTCTGCAGACTGGGCCAAGTACAAGCCCTTTAGCATTGGACTCCGTGCTAGTGACGGTGAGCAGTCACATGCCTCTCAGGGTGGTACTCTGTAGATGCTCAGCACTCAAACCCACATTACTATAATCAAGAAAATCACTTTCAAGAACCCCAGAACTAGATACTAGGCAtagcaaaatatacttattgcaattTACTGTTCTTGTGCTCGTGTAGCTTGGCATGCCTTTGTGCTATCGACCCAGGTCCACCCCTTAAGGTCCTGACAGTTCCCTCCCAGGGACAGGTTCGAGCGTGATTAGATTGCACATCGGTGCTGATTAACCTTGTACTCTTGGGTTAGTGTACAATCTTCTTAACTCTGTTCACTGGTTCACACCTATGAGTCTTTCAGTCCCTGAACAGGCTGGCGCTTCTAGGATAGCCTCCTGGCTCCTCCCATGTTCAGTCACCCAATTTCATGCTGAGCACAAGTCTGATGTTCCCCTTAGACGACTTAGTGGTCAAGACTGAGTAatgagactgcagtcagaaagTTTGCCCAAGGGGTGCTGGATCTTCAAATGGTTGAGCTGGCACATGCTCGGTGCAGCCCCACTGAGGCCTTTTGGGTCTGGATTGGTGCAGCCATGCATGGCCAGACTCTAGCAGTTTGTGAGACCCCACAGAGGCCTCGTCGGTTTGATGGTGGACCATGCTCTCAGACACACCAAGATCTCAGGTCAAACAATAGCTCTGGGTTACGCAGCAACTGGGTGCAACTGCATAGGCTTCGAGCCATTCTCAGATTTCACAATTTGAGCATAGCAGCTCAGTTTGTGCCGCAGTGTCACAGATTGAGCTCTGCGGCTCCGGTCCTGCCACAACTTCACGATTCCTGCCAGGAATCCCGCTAGAGTCTGGGGCCATGTAGGTAGGGCACACAGATAGCTCTCCGTAGTCCTCAGCTTCTGCAGACCCATTGCACCAGGGTCATACTGCAGCTTGTTCCTCTTGGAGAGTTGCTTTGGCTGTGGCattggcaggctccttcccccagctcagcaggcaggctggcttcTCGGTGCTTCAGGACAGGTAATCTGCTCTTGCAGCAAGTGGTTGACAAAAGTGATGTCTCCTCACCTCTGGGAAGCTAGCTGCCAGTTACACAAGCTCTGGTTTCACAGCAGTCCTCTAAGTACTCTTCGGAGCACTCTCTTCATTTGTCATACAGAACTAGGAACTGGAACAAATGGGTAATTGGGTCCCACTTTTATACAGTTAAAGGAGACCAGTAATTTGGATCAACTATCTGAATTTTAAGACTGGTTTGGGGTGGCTCTCCTTCCAGTTGTCTTCTCCAGGCTGTCCCCCAGACCCAGCCTTCTTGGAAATTGATACTTCTCACAGCAGTGTAGTCTCTAGCCTGAAAATCCTACTACTGAAGCACAAAGAGGTATGATTTGTTTGTGCCTGGCTGTTATCAGCCTCAATGAAAAGTGATATATGAAAAGACAAAAGGCTGACATCACCTAAAATAGTCTTTTTCACCTTGAACAACAGAGGCTGAAATCCCACCCTTTATTCTCCACCGTCTACCAGATGGCAGTGCATCACAGTGAATAAGTATCCGCTACTTTCAGCAAAAGGCAATTTTGAATTTCTAGATGAGCCTTGTCCTCCTCCTTCCCTACTTCATTGTCCAGGTCTCTTTCCTTCAGCTACAGGAATGTTAGAATTATACTTCAATTATATGGGAAATCAACCTCACTTCTTTCTTGTGCACAAAACTGGGCTTTGGATATCCACAGTGGATCCAATATGTCTCCATTATTCTGGCTCACTCATGCATACCATGCATGTTCCACACAGTCCTCGTCTGCAACCCTGCTCAACATACGCTTGGGATGTTAGTGCTAGGATTTGGGTTAGCGTAAAGCAGGGCTGTAAACTAGTGGACCAGTAGGCCTCCACTCTAGTGGTACAGAACAATTACTGATTCACAAAACCCATTACACTGTCACCTCC
It contains:
- the LRIF1 gene encoding ligand-dependent nuclear receptor-interacting factor 1 isoform X2, with amino-acid sequence MSQFRQAGAPPPEAPPTAPDSAQSIAVGGIYKIINTSVLEGKNVLKLVPVSTSSVTTSSANASISSPQSASLNVPFSSITTVPLVHVPIVQHLNTGRSILASQTDHPGLVHNIAIECSTSSLHGTTVPVDKPLMHQRTVPLPLSAKPGDVPCMAVKPNNLPGTMSYPVLSSGHQLQIPANAEVKTVSASSLPHAVQQKILATAAASASGAQCSRMPSVIYMSPVNTVKTDTTKRLPTLYPKPQILHSAPLIYAQPQDPKGCSTTDVKSSNSEVCQGSPMKWVVHDTLQPESQCLVPVKSSNSIASRILKSLTDMKAAENISANVIPLCPTSTSTTTASITPVKENALVMYNGKFYLLAKKGMDVFSNECEKTSSSNIKTPDKPTEGALTADSVNNISNKVVDMVLSKNRNPPPPAGSMQTCINSEVSSQLKAKETPVPAQGVAIPGNKDNHPRIVSTIKINTNGKCSIKSSCSENSENSTLAINECVTPEKNDPLKNLSSRSDTPVSLNGEVIMECEPEMREKNISNLSDNLGKTQINKSEENTPKDSKITSIVQPILYQAASDLSKHVNASLQIVVSKKMEMEDNVDSAARPVTKDTFTPGEHDKTTITPLPVVHQAASIEPSKLQKATSNLKLVVSKERKPQSGDVSTPGILERSSSAEEGPSNVNVENTNVHVPILDQTSVNLDVQDQRSVVGPLKRKFKLMDNIVKPKRKHVLESYTLNNNVVSDSMGPNNSQQVDDHVKLKVYKKRKSKHHNITNTKRNESDTACTLIKDSEINSTRLSVDECDVHEESSASISLQSLQEPLSPRLDFLEVEQASSPSTSPVREEPDRSPSPETWRSTAWSSEKPVASSSKCLPVLQCEIDETIREERIRRLKDLLKEREQAVEAIRKTMLNV
- the LRIF1 gene encoding ligand-dependent nuclear receptor-interacting factor 1 isoform X1 — its product is MSQFRQAGAPPPEAPPTAPDSAQSIAVGGIYKIINTSVLEGKNVLKLVPVSTSSVTTSSANASISSPQSASLNVPFSSITTVPLVHVPIVQHLNTGRSILASQTDHPGLVHNIAIECSTSSLHGTTVPVDKPLMHQRTVPLPLSAKPGDVPCMAVKPNNLPGTMSYPVLSSGHQLQIPANAEVKTVSASSLPHAVQQKILATAAASASGAQCSRMPSVIYMSPVNTVKTDTTKRLPTLYPKPQILHSAPLIYAQPQDPKGCSTTDVKSSNSEVCQGSPMKWVVHDTLQPESQCLVPVKSSNSIASRILKSLTDMKAAENISANVIPLCPTSTSTTTASITPVKENALVMYNGKFYLLAKKGMDVFSNECEKTSSSNIKTPDKPTEGALTADSVNNISNKVVDMVLSKNRNPPPPAGSMQTCINSEVSSQLKAKETPVPAQGVAIPGNKDNHPRIVSTIKINTNGKCSIKSSCSENSENSTLAINECVTPEKNDPLKNLSSRSDTPVSLNGEEMAVSTKPSNLTSIDNLGLSLGLLKEIKVNLERIPVDVIECCSKKTEERLKCSIAPSKEEDDAVFERKMDGMMKEVIMECEPEMREKNISNLSDNLGKTQINKSEENTPKDSKITSIVQPILYQAASDLSKHVNASLQIVVSKKMEMEDNVDSAARPVTKDTFTPGEHDKTTITPLPVVHQAASIEPSKLQKATSNLKLVVSKERKPQSGDVSTPGILERSSSAEEGPSNVNVENTNVHVPILDQTSVNLDVQDQRSVVGPLKRKFKLMDNIVKPKRKHVLESYTLNNNVVSDSMGPNNSQQVDDHVKLKVYKKRKSKHHNITNTKRNESDTACTLIKDSEINSTRLSVDECDVHEESSASISLQSLQEPLSPRLDFLEVEQASSPSTSPVREEPDRSPSPETWRSTAWSSEKPVASSSKCLPVLQCEIDETIREERIRRLKDLLKEREQAVEAIRKTMLNV